One part of the Candidatus Hydrogenedentota bacterium genome encodes these proteins:
- a CDS encoding HDOD domain-containing protein, protein MPMTPAEIEKRVESLSNLPTLPGIVKVLTSMVENSAVAASDIGEVIAKDQVLSARLLRLVNSPVYGFPGRISSVTHAIVLLGFNVVKGLVLGAAVFDSMAGETQGLWEHSLGCAVISRRIAKERRMKDPEEIMVAGLLHDLGKVVLAYLEPAGYADTRQTAYDARLHISAAEREVFGVDHAHVASWIARHWRLPLRLSDPLVYHHAPSRAVDFKDATAVVHLADILARGMGYGYPGDMTMPLLDHDAFHAIGLSFLQIDRILEESETEYRAGVDVLARQGIAP, encoded by the coding sequence GTGCCGATGACACCGGCCGAAATCGAGAAGCGCGTCGAGAGCCTCTCAAATCTGCCCACCTTGCCCGGCATTGTCAAGGTTCTGACCTCGATGGTTGAAAACTCAGCTGTCGCCGCGTCGGACATAGGTGAGGTCATTGCGAAGGATCAGGTGCTCAGCGCAAGACTCCTGCGACTCGTCAACTCCCCCGTTTACGGCTTCCCGGGCCGCATCTCGTCCGTCACGCATGCGATCGTCCTGTTGGGTTTCAACGTGGTCAAGGGTCTGGTGCTGGGCGCCGCGGTCTTCGATTCCATGGCCGGCGAAACTCAGGGTTTGTGGGAGCACAGCCTTGGTTGCGCCGTGATCAGCCGCCGCATCGCGAAAGAGCGGCGCATGAAAGACCCAGAAGAAATCATGGTAGCAGGCCTGCTCCACGACCTGGGCAAGGTCGTGCTCGCTTACCTGGAGCCGGCCGGGTACGCCGATACCAGGCAAACGGCCTATGACGCGCGGCTGCACATCTCCGCCGCGGAACGCGAGGTGTTCGGCGTGGACCACGCCCACGTCGCTTCCTGGATTGCGCGCCATTGGCGCCTGCCCCTGCGTCTCAGCGACCCCCTCGTGTATCACCATGCCCCCTCACGCGCCGTCGACTTCAAAGACGCCACGGCCGTGGTGCATCTTGCCGATATCCTCGCCCGCGGCATGGGCTACGGCTACCCCGGCGACATGACCATGCCCCTGCTCGACCACGATGCATTCCATGCCATCGGGCTGTCCTTTCTGCAAATAGACCGCATTCTCGAGGAGTCCGAAACGGAATACCGGGCCGGCGTCGATGTTCTCGCCCGGCAAGGCATCGCGCCATGA